A genome region from Spodoptera frugiperda isolate SF20-4 unplaced genomic scaffold, AGI-APGP_CSIRO_Sfru_2.0 tig00001167_1, whole genome shotgun sequence includes the following:
- the LOC118264022 gene encoding chondroadherin isoform X1 codes for MYFQALCKVLMILCVLVSSSRALEADAENVPCDITIQDSSNLTLNCSRRNIDEIPEKWPETLNNVDKDGHVLITFFNNTISNVSQIPAVPGKRVAISFKSNEIVDIEDDAFSNIERLVYLDLSNNYISGEVLRSEIFQGRYIDGIYGSIALETLNLGHNDIHSLDRYLFQYTPNLTRLYLNNNPIEILDHVTLLALSSAVNLQVLDLAKTDINSIPLDAFKGLTKLQQVDLSDNGFVTVPESLSLVGGSLKYLTFNNNPINQLNDDSFVGLTNLIELEVGENDYLEEVKSSTFSPLKNLRVLHLCHNRNLRYISHKAFLGLKDKWTLKEVYLDDNYLSELSPDLMPWNKLEILGMTGNNWLCNCELANIVTDQGAGAKFQIGEIPFCAAPMRLSGAYITNITLPYCPTLNSEPKNTRGFSLSNLKPKHILYSILAVALIACLGMLLGLLVNAVKSFYNKKIKSQPIRYININSDTSFA; via the exons ATGTACTTCCAAGCGCTATGCAAA GTGTTAATGATATTATGCGTCCTAGTTTCGTCGAGCCGCGCACTAGAGGCCGACGCGGAAAACGTTCCATGTGATATTACTATACAAGACTCTTCCAATCTCACACTAAACTGTTCGCGCCGCAACATTGATGAGATTCCAGAAAAATGGCCAGAAACATTGAACAACGTAGACAAAG ATGGGCATGTGTTGATAACGTTTTTCAACAATACAATTTCGAACGTGTCGCAAATACCAGCGGTGCCCGGCAAGAGGGTCGCGATCAGCTTCAAGTCGAACGAGATCGTTGACATCGAAGACGATGCATTCAGCAACATCGAGAGACTGGTATACCTCGATCTCAGCAACAATTATATCTCtg gcGAAGTGCTAAGGAGTGAGATATTTCAAGGGAGATACATCGACGGCATATACGGCAGCATCGCATTGGAGACGCTGAACTTAGGTCACAACGACATCCACTCCCTGGACCGGTACTTGTTCCAGTACACACCGAACTTAACACGGCTCTACCTCAACAATAACCCTATTGAGATCCTCGACCACGTTACACTTCTTGCATTATCCAGTGCTGTCAATTTACAG gtattgGATTTGGCTAAAACCGACATCAACAGCATACCCCTAGACGCGTTTAAAGGGTTAACGAAGCTGCAGCAAGTCGATTTGTCGGACAACGGGTTCGTGACCGTGCCGGAGAGTCTGAGCCTCGTCGGGGGCTCCCTCAAGTACCTCACCTTCAACAACAATCCCATCAACCAGCTCAATGACGACAGTTTCGTAG GCTTAACGAACTTAATTGAATTAGAAGTCGGTGAAAACGATTATTTGGAAGAAGTGAAAAGCAGCACGTTCTCCCCACTCAAAAATTTGAGGGTACTTCACCTCTGTCACAACCGAAACCTGCGATATATCAGCCATAAAGCGTTCCTCGGATTGAAAGACAAATGGACCTTGAAAGAA GTGTACCTGGATGACAACTACCTCAGTGAGTTATCTCCAGACTTGATGCCATGGAATAAATTGGAGATATTAGGGATGACTGGCAACAATTGGCTTTGTAACTGTGAACTGGCCAACATTGTGACGGATCAGGGAGCTGGTGCTAAATTCCAGATTGGAGAGATCCCTTT CTGTGCTGCCCCTATGAGGCTCAGTGGAGCATACATAACAAACATCACCCTTCCCTACTGCCCTACTTTGAACTCAGAACCTAAGAACACCAGGGGATTCAGTTTGTCTAACCTTAAACCAAAACACATCTTATACAGCATCCTAGCAGTAGCATTGATAGCCTGTCTAGGTATGTTACTAGGCCTACTTGTCAATGCAGTCAAATCTTTCTACAACAAAAAGATCAAGAGCCAACCAATCCGTTATATCAACATTAACTCAGATACCAGTTTTGCATGA
- the LOC118264022 gene encoding chondroadherin isoform X2 has protein sequence MKVLMILCVLVSSSRALEADAENVPCDITIQDSSNLTLNCSRRNIDEIPEKWPETLNNVDKDGHVLITFFNNTISNVSQIPAVPGKRVAISFKSNEIVDIEDDAFSNIERLVYLDLSNNYISGEVLRSEIFQGRYIDGIYGSIALETLNLGHNDIHSLDRYLFQYTPNLTRLYLNNNPIEILDHVTLLALSSAVNLQVLDLAKTDINSIPLDAFKGLTKLQQVDLSDNGFVTVPESLSLVGGSLKYLTFNNNPINQLNDDSFVGLTNLIELEVGENDYLEEVKSSTFSPLKNLRVLHLCHNRNLRYISHKAFLGLKDKWTLKEVYLDDNYLSELSPDLMPWNKLEILGMTGNNWLCNCELANIVTDQGAGAKFQIGEIPFCAAPMRLSGAYITNITLPYCPTLNSEPKNTRGFSLSNLKPKHILYSILAVALIACLGMLLGLLVNAVKSFYNKKIKSQPIRYININSDTSFA, from the exons GTGTTAATGATATTATGCGTCCTAGTTTCGTCGAGCCGCGCACTAGAGGCCGACGCGGAAAACGTTCCATGTGATATTACTATACAAGACTCTTCCAATCTCACACTAAACTGTTCGCGCCGCAACATTGATGAGATTCCAGAAAAATGGCCAGAAACATTGAACAACGTAGACAAAG ATGGGCATGTGTTGATAACGTTTTTCAACAATACAATTTCGAACGTGTCGCAAATACCAGCGGTGCCCGGCAAGAGGGTCGCGATCAGCTTCAAGTCGAACGAGATCGTTGACATCGAAGACGATGCATTCAGCAACATCGAGAGACTGGTATACCTCGATCTCAGCAACAATTATATCTCtg gcGAAGTGCTAAGGAGTGAGATATTTCAAGGGAGATACATCGACGGCATATACGGCAGCATCGCATTGGAGACGCTGAACTTAGGTCACAACGACATCCACTCCCTGGACCGGTACTTGTTCCAGTACACACCGAACTTAACACGGCTCTACCTCAACAATAACCCTATTGAGATCCTCGACCACGTTACACTTCTTGCATTATCCAGTGCTGTCAATTTACAG gtattgGATTTGGCTAAAACCGACATCAACAGCATACCCCTAGACGCGTTTAAAGGGTTAACGAAGCTGCAGCAAGTCGATTTGTCGGACAACGGGTTCGTGACCGTGCCGGAGAGTCTGAGCCTCGTCGGGGGCTCCCTCAAGTACCTCACCTTCAACAACAATCCCATCAACCAGCTCAATGACGACAGTTTCGTAG GCTTAACGAACTTAATTGAATTAGAAGTCGGTGAAAACGATTATTTGGAAGAAGTGAAAAGCAGCACGTTCTCCCCACTCAAAAATTTGAGGGTACTTCACCTCTGTCACAACCGAAACCTGCGATATATCAGCCATAAAGCGTTCCTCGGATTGAAAGACAAATGGACCTTGAAAGAA GTGTACCTGGATGACAACTACCTCAGTGAGTTATCTCCAGACTTGATGCCATGGAATAAATTGGAGATATTAGGGATGACTGGCAACAATTGGCTTTGTAACTGTGAACTGGCCAACATTGTGACGGATCAGGGAGCTGGTGCTAAATTCCAGATTGGAGAGATCCCTTT CTGTGCTGCCCCTATGAGGCTCAGTGGAGCATACATAACAAACATCACCCTTCCCTACTGCCCTACTTTGAACTCAGAACCTAAGAACACCAGGGGATTCAGTTTGTCTAACCTTAAACCAAAACACATCTTATACAGCATCCTAGCAGTAGCATTGATAGCCTGTCTAGGTATGTTACTAGGCCTACTTGTCAATGCAGTCAAATCTTTCTACAACAAAAAGATCAAGAGCCAACCAATCCGTTATATCAACATTAACTCAGATACCAGTTTTGCATGA